The following are encoded in a window of Bradyrhizobium sp. WBOS07 genomic DNA:
- the uxuA gene encoding mannonate dehydratase → MMLEGWRWYGPDDPVSLDDVRQAGASQIVSALHQVPIGEAWTRKAVEERKNFIENGQPGRSQLTWSVVESIPIPDDVKRLGAKATRSIEAWIASLEAVAAAGIKIICYNFMPVVDWCRTDLEWELPNGARAMRFDQDRFAAFELHILKRPAAVQEYSPEQQARAKALFEQLSQADIDYLVMVIASALPGSTTEPMTIPQFRDRLESYRDITPRILRQHLAEFLARVTPVAEQLGVSLTLHPDDPPRPLFGLPRIASSADDYQALFDAVPSRANGICLCTGSLGVRAENNLPEMAERFGPRIAFAHLRATKREADGLSFYESDHLDGDVDMVAVLKALLKENARRPPDKRIVFRPDHGHRMLDDLAATKRTNPGYTAIGRLRGLAELRGAIRAIEHR, encoded by the coding sequence ATGATGTTGGAGGGATGGCGCTGGTACGGGCCCGATGATCCGGTGTCGCTCGATGACGTCAGGCAGGCCGGGGCGAGCCAGATCGTCTCGGCGCTGCATCAGGTGCCGATCGGGGAGGCCTGGACGCGCAAGGCGGTTGAAGAGCGCAAGAACTTCATCGAGAACGGCCAGCCCGGGCGATCGCAACTGACCTGGTCGGTGGTGGAATCGATTCCGATCCCCGACGACGTCAAGCGGCTCGGGGCCAAGGCGACCAGGTCCATCGAGGCGTGGATCGCGAGCCTCGAGGCCGTCGCGGCGGCCGGCATCAAGATCATCTGCTACAATTTCATGCCTGTCGTGGACTGGTGCCGCACCGATCTCGAATGGGAGCTGCCGAACGGCGCCCGGGCCATGCGCTTCGACCAGGATCGTTTCGCCGCCTTCGAGCTGCATATTCTCAAGCGTCCCGCGGCCGTGCAGGAGTACTCGCCCGAACAGCAGGCGCGCGCGAAGGCGCTGTTCGAGCAGTTGAGCCAGGCCGATATCGACTATCTCGTGATGGTGATCGCCAGCGCGCTGCCGGGCTCGACCACCGAGCCGATGACCATCCCGCAATTCCGTGACCGGCTGGAGAGCTATCGCGACATCACGCCAAGGATCCTGCGGCAGCATCTTGCCGAGTTCCTGGCGCGCGTGACGCCGGTCGCCGAGCAGCTCGGGGTGTCGCTGACCCTGCATCCGGACGATCCGCCGCGGCCGTTGTTCGGCCTGCCGCGCATTGCCTCCTCGGCCGACGATTATCAGGCGTTGTTCGACGCGGTGCCGTCCAGGGCCAACGGCATCTGCCTGTGCACCGGCTCGCTCGGCGTGCGCGCGGAAAACAACCTGCCTGAAATGGCCGAGCGCTTCGGTCCGCGCATCGCCTTTGCCCATCTGCGCGCCACCAAGCGCGAGGCCGACGGGCTGTCGTTCTACGAATCCGATCATCTCGACGGCGACGTCGACATGGTCGCAGTGCTCAAGGCGCTGCTCAAGGAGAACGCGCGGCGGCCGCCGGACAAGAGGATCGTGTTCCGTCCCGATCATGGCCACCGCATGCTCGATGACCTCGCCGCCACCAAGCGCACCAACCCCGGCTACACCGCCATCGGCCGCCTCCGCGGTCTCGCCGAGCTGCGCGGCGCCATCCGCGCGATTGAGCATCGGTAG
- a CDS encoding LysR family transcriptional regulator, with translation MPELRRMLPSSNALFVFDAAARNGSFTAAAAELNVTQPAVSRMLGQFEEHLGVRLFDRKAGRAVLTEEGELLYRRVLDGFRSIESGLVEIERRRKGTETVTLSVSSAFTTHWLMPRIDKLQKQFPQVDLRFQLISGALRGPVENVDLGMRFRDRDEPPSGGTLVMREVMLPMCSPSYLGETDPAEGNTIIRLAETPGDWAADYASLLTGRRGAAKALSFTDYAVVVQAALLGQGIALGWLTVASHWLLTGALMPASDRLTTTRRVCEFLPPRNRPMRPIAAEIRDWIIAQMASEIAAIDRLYPKLGAMAACY, from the coding sequence ATGCCTGAGCTTCGCCGCATGCTGCCGTCGAGCAACGCCCTGTTCGTCTTCGACGCCGCGGCGCGCAATGGCAGCTTCACGGCCGCGGCCGCCGAATTGAACGTCACGCAGCCGGCGGTGAGCCGGATGCTCGGCCAGTTCGAGGAGCATCTCGGCGTGCGCCTGTTCGATCGCAAGGCGGGACGCGCGGTGCTCACCGAGGAGGGCGAACTGCTCTATCGCCGCGTGCTCGACGGCTTTCGCAGCATCGAGAGCGGGCTGGTCGAGATCGAGCGGCGCCGCAAGGGCACCGAGACGGTGACGCTGTCGGTCTCGTCGGCCTTCACGACGCATTGGCTGATGCCGCGCATCGACAAGCTGCAGAAGCAGTTTCCGCAAGTCGATCTGCGCTTCCAGCTCATCTCCGGCGCGTTGCGCGGGCCGGTGGAGAATGTCGATCTCGGCATGCGCTTCCGCGATCGCGACGAGCCGCCGTCGGGCGGCACGCTGGTGATGAGGGAAGTCATGCTGCCGATGTGCAGCCCCTCCTATCTCGGCGAAACCGATCCCGCCGAGGGCAACACCATCATCCGCCTTGCCGAGACGCCGGGCGACTGGGCCGCGGATTACGCCTCGCTGCTCACCGGGCGCCGCGGCGCGGCCAAGGCGCTGAGCTTCACCGATTATGCCGTCGTGGTGCAGGCCGCCCTGCTCGGCCAGGGCATCGCGCTCGGCTGGCTGACGGTCGCCTCGCACTGGCTGCTCACCGGCGCGCTGATGCCGGCCTCCGACCGGCTCACCACCACGCGCCGCGTCTGCGAATTCCTGCCGCCGCGCAACCGCCCGATGCGTCCGATCGCAGCCGAGATCCGCGACTGGATCATCGCGCAGATGGCAAGCGAGATCGCCGCGATCGACCGGCTCTATCCGAAGCTGGGGGCAATGGCGGCGTGTTATTAG
- a CDS encoding ABC transporter ATP-binding protein yields MDKRAESVEIRAASKAYGPVRALDDVSLNVGAGEFVSLLGPSGSGKTTLLGILGGFILPSAGTILFGGRDVTYMPPHKRDIGVVFQNYALFPHMSVGENVAFPLRARRLPKASWPDKVRAALGMVGLAGYEDRGIAQLSGGQRQRVALARAMIFEPRLILMDEPLSALDKQLRESMQIELRALHRRIQATIIYVTHDQREALTMSDRVAVMKDGRLIQIDVPERLHDHPADSFVASFIGEATMLPVRRVDASSVALGDALLRSARVIPDGDALMLAVHSEKLLIDDGAQDSACNRLTGTVTDIVYQGESLRIFLALENGVALSLRQPSYHQAYSRIPPLGGRLTVTLHPEDTIVVPRVD; encoded by the coding sequence TTGGATAAACGAGCGGAAAGCGTCGAGATCAGAGCCGCGAGCAAGGCCTATGGCCCCGTCCGCGCCCTCGACGACGTCTCCCTCAATGTCGGCGCCGGCGAGTTCGTCTCGCTGCTCGGTCCCTCCGGCTCGGGCAAGACCACGCTGCTTGGAATTCTGGGCGGCTTCATCCTGCCGTCGGCGGGCACGATCCTGTTCGGCGGCCGCGACGTCACCTACATGCCGCCGCACAAGCGCGACATCGGCGTCGTGTTCCAGAACTACGCGCTGTTCCCGCATATGAGCGTCGGCGAGAACGTCGCCTTCCCCTTGCGCGCCCGCCGCCTGCCGAAGGCGTCCTGGCCCGACAAGGTCCGCGCGGCGCTCGGCATGGTCGGGCTCGCCGGCTATGAGGACCGCGGCATCGCGCAGCTCTCCGGCGGCCAGCGCCAGCGCGTGGCGCTGGCGCGCGCCATGATCTTCGAGCCGCGGCTGATCCTGATGGACGAGCCGCTGTCGGCGCTCGACAAGCAGCTGCGCGAATCCATGCAGATCGAGCTGCGCGCGCTGCACCGGCGCATCCAGGCCACCATCATCTATGTCACCCATGACCAGCGCGAAGCTCTGACCATGAGCGACCGCGTCGCGGTCATGAAGGACGGCCGGCTGATCCAGATCGACGTGCCCGAGCGCCTGCACGATCATCCCGCCGATTCCTTCGTCGCGAGCTTCATCGGCGAAGCGACCATGCTCCCGGTTCGCCGCGTCGATGCCTCCAGTGTCGCGCTCGGCGATGCGCTGCTGCGCAGCGCCCGCGTCATTCCCGATGGCGATGCGCTGATGCTAGCCGTGCACAGCGAAAAGCTCCTGATCGACGACGGCGCGCAGGATTCCGCCTGCAACCGGCTGACCGGCACGGTCACCGACATCGTCTATCAGGGCGAGAGCCTGCGCATCTTTCTGGCGCTCGAAAACGGCGTTGCGCTCAGCCTGCGCCAGCCGAGCTATCACCAGGCCTATAGCCGCATTCCGCCGCTTGGCGGCCGCCTCACCGTCACCCTTCACCCCGAGGACACCATCGTCGTGCCGAGAGTGGACTGA
- a CDS encoding HAD family hydrolase, whose protein sequence is MSTQAAFSNFKVLTFDVVGTLIDFEAGVLSAVRRISGKTPAELSDDQIFEPYKRGRDKHYGRSSEAMFHVYRHLATELGLPADDAACDMFQLAVLRWGPFADSVEALKRLRTKFRLVAMTNADRVALSCYAHALGDPFDDTVCADDTGVAKPNPEFFAYNRGRQSAFGYKQSDILHVAQSQYHDIGIARKLGYKVCWIERRQGIAGFGGTPAVEMLTKPDFHFPTLKALADAAVGPAA, encoded by the coding sequence ATGTCGACCCAAGCCGCGTTCAGCAATTTCAAGGTTCTCACCTTCGACGTCGTCGGCACCTTGATCGATTTCGAGGCCGGCGTGCTCTCCGCGGTGCGCAGGATCTCGGGCAAGACGCCGGCCGAGCTCAGCGACGACCAGATCTTCGAGCCCTACAAGCGCGGCCGCGACAAGCATTATGGGCGCTCCAGCGAGGCGATGTTCCACGTCTATCGTCATCTCGCCACCGAGCTCGGACTGCCCGCCGACGATGCGGCCTGCGACATGTTCCAGCTTGCCGTGCTGCGCTGGGGTCCGTTCGCGGATTCGGTCGAGGCGCTGAAGCGCTTGCGGACGAAATTCCGGCTGGTGGCGATGACCAACGCGGACCGCGTCGCGCTGTCCTGCTATGCCCACGCGCTCGGCGATCCCTTCGACGACACCGTGTGTGCCGACGACACCGGCGTTGCAAAACCCAACCCTGAGTTCTTCGCCTACAACAGGGGGCGCCAGTCCGCGTTCGGCTACAAGCAGTCCGACATCCTGCATGTCGCGCAGAGCCAGTACCACGACATCGGGATCGCGCGGAAGCTCGGCTACAAGGTGTGCTGGATCGAGCGTCGCCAGGGCATCGCCGGCTTCGGCGGCACGCCGGCGGTGGAGATGCTGACCAAGCCGGACTTCCATTTCCCGACGTTGAAGGCGCTCGCCGACGCCGCCGTTGGGCCTGCGGCGTAA
- a CDS encoding FAD-binding oxidoreductase: MTRDWSALPSANSLWEATAAPARDFPVLSGEQQADVVIVGAGYTGLSAAHHMAKSGLAPIVLEANRPGWGASGRNGGVITAKFRLSFREIDAAHGRAMAKRMYEIAHESTDMVEELVSEYGITRANLTRTGQVKAAHNETTLRAAIDEANWMTREMGSAEVRILDKNGVREETGSDIFVGGVLNPGSGGIHPLNYLRGLADGVARRGVSVFQESPVVRLRREKDGIVAETPQGVVRARQAIIATNSYSDLTGATAHLQRTLVPFRSAMVATAQLPRNLAGKLMPSGRTYTETKRMMRWFRMVDQRVIFGGRGAFGKQDSQAAFDALRKAMVDIFPDLADVPLDYQWSGLVAMTLDSVPHIGWLDDRTLVSLGYNGAGVAMSSLMGRYLAAFVRGESPDVGLLDVRRMKTIPLYPLREPAVRMVARWYQFLDAIGR; encoded by the coding sequence ATGACACGGGACTGGAGCGCGCTGCCGTCGGCCAACTCGCTGTGGGAAGCCACGGCGGCGCCGGCGCGCGATTTTCCCGTGCTGTCGGGCGAGCAGCAGGCCGATGTGGTGATCGTCGGTGCGGGCTACACGGGGCTCTCGGCGGCGCACCACATGGCCAAGAGCGGCCTCGCGCCAATCGTGCTTGAGGCCAACCGCCCCGGCTGGGGCGCAAGCGGCCGCAATGGCGGGGTCATCACCGCAAAGTTCCGCCTGTCGTTTCGCGAGATCGACGCTGCGCATGGCCGCGCCATGGCGAAGCGGATGTACGAGATCGCGCATGAATCGACCGACATGGTCGAGGAGCTGGTGTCGGAGTACGGCATCACCAGGGCGAACCTGACGCGCACCGGCCAGGTCAAGGCCGCGCATAACGAGACGACGCTCCGGGCCGCGATCGACGAAGCCAACTGGATGACGCGCGAGATGGGCTCTGCCGAGGTCCGCATCCTCGACAAGAACGGGGTGCGCGAGGAGACCGGCTCGGACATCTTCGTCGGCGGCGTGCTCAATCCCGGCTCCGGCGGTATCCATCCGCTGAACTACCTGCGCGGCCTCGCCGACGGCGTCGCGCGCCGCGGCGTCTCGGTGTTCCAGGAGTCGCCCGTCGTGAGGCTGCGGCGTGAGAAGGACGGCATCGTCGCCGAGACGCCGCAAGGCGTCGTGCGCGCAAGACAGGCGATCATCGCCACCAACAGCTATTCCGACCTCACCGGCGCCACCGCGCATCTGCAGCGCACGCTGGTCCCGTTCCGCAGCGCCATGGTCGCGACCGCGCAGCTGCCGCGCAATCTTGCGGGAAAGCTGATGCCGTCGGGACGCACCTATACCGAGACCAAGCGCATGATGCGCTGGTTCCGCATGGTCGATCAACGCGTGATTTTCGGCGGCCGCGGCGCCTTCGGCAAGCAGGATTCGCAAGCCGCGTTCGACGCACTTCGCAAGGCGATGGTCGACATCTTCCCCGATCTCGCCGACGTCCCCCTCGACTACCAATGGTCGGGCCTGGTCGCGATGACGCTGGACTCGGTGCCTCATATCGGCTGGCTCGACGATCGCACGCTGGTCTCGCTCGGCTACAACGGCGCCGGCGTTGCGATGTCGAGCCTGATGGGCCGCTATCTCGCCGCTTTCGTGCGCGGCGAAAGCCCCGATGTCGGCCTGCTCGACGTCCGGCGGATGAAGACGATTCCGCTCTACCCGCTGCGCGAACCCGCGGTGCGCATGGTCGCCCGCTGGTACCAGTTTCTCGATGCGATCGGTCGGTGA
- a CDS encoding ABC transporter substrate-binding protein: MTMKQSFGLSCALLSAIGLSTAAGAAEQITFVSQGGAYQQAQTVAILDPSAKKLGITINQDSIPDAWPAIKTQVGSGKPIWDVVDTPTGNCLRGGEQGLIEKLDFSKIPNGAAMPEAYRSPYSVSYEFYSSVLAYSQKTFPKDTPNSWADFWDVKKFPGRRALRNHPFATLEAALMADGVAPDKLYPLDVDRAFKKLEEIKPHITVWWTSGAQSAQLLNDGEVDMEMAWNGRVSAVAKEGAKVAFTYNQGVLQSTSLCILKGAPNLATAVKFLNEAVDPVHQANLPLHIDYGPGNPKAFEAGVIKPDRAAQLPSEPANAAKQALMSYAWWSSPAGEAAEKRWASFMQK, translated from the coding sequence ATGACGATGAAGCAGAGTTTTGGACTGAGCTGCGCGCTGCTGAGCGCAATTGGATTGAGCACGGCCGCCGGTGCGGCCGAGCAGATTACCTTCGTCTCGCAGGGCGGGGCCTATCAGCAGGCGCAGACGGTGGCGATCCTCGATCCCTCCGCCAAGAAGCTCGGCATCACCATCAACCAGGATTCGATTCCCGACGCCTGGCCGGCGATCAAGACGCAGGTCGGCAGCGGCAAGCCGATCTGGGACGTGGTCGACACCCCCACCGGCAACTGCCTGCGCGGCGGCGAGCAGGGGCTGATCGAGAAGCTGGACTTCTCGAAGATTCCGAACGGCGCGGCGATGCCGGAGGCCTATCGCAGTCCGTATTCGGTGTCTTACGAGTTCTATTCCAGCGTGCTGGCCTACAGCCAGAAGACATTTCCGAAGGACACGCCGAACAGCTGGGCCGATTTCTGGGACGTGAAGAAGTTTCCCGGCCGTCGCGCGCTGCGCAACCATCCGTTCGCGACGCTCGAGGCGGCGCTGATGGCCGACGGCGTCGCGCCCGACAAGCTCTATCCGCTCGACGTCGACCGGGCCTTCAAGAAGCTGGAGGAGATCAAGCCGCACATCACGGTGTGGTGGACCTCGGGGGCGCAATCGGCCCAGCTGCTCAACGACGGCGAGGTCGACATGGAGATGGCCTGGAACGGCCGTGTCAGCGCGGTCGCCAAGGAAGGCGCCAAGGTCGCCTTCACCTACAACCAGGGCGTCCTGCAGAGCACCTCGCTCTGCATCCTCAAGGGCGCGCCCAATCTTGCCACCGCGGTGAAATTCCTCAACGAGGCCGTCGATCCCGTGCACCAGGCCAATCTGCCGCTTCATATCGATTACGGCCCGGGCAATCCCAAGGCGTTCGAGGCCGGCGTGATCAAGCCCGATCGCGCCGCGCAATTGCCGAGCGAGCCGGCCAATGCGGCCAAGCAGGCGCTGATGTCCTATGCCTGGTGGTCCTCGCCCGCCGGCGAAGCCGCCGAGAAGCGCTGGGCGTCGTTCATGCAGAAGTGA
- a CDS encoding ABC transporter permease — MLALVSPALLVILALIVLPVGWLAWQSIYHDGFTLENYRRVFTEDIYWRSFALTFEISLAVTLIALLLGYPVAYLANALPKGWSILILSLVVLPFWTSVLVRAYAWLVLLQRSGVINQFLRHLEWISEPLALVHNTFGTVVATVHILLPFMVLPLYATMQKIPSELMQAGASLGASPSLTFVRVFLPLSLPGVLAGCTMVFVLCLGFYITPELLGGGRTVMVSMLVSRNVELYNQFGAASAVAVVLLLSVLAIFVLVSRFISLDRVLGQK; from the coding sequence ATGCTGGCGCTGGTGTCGCCGGCGTTGCTCGTGATCCTGGCTCTGATCGTGCTGCCGGTCGGCTGGCTCGCCTGGCAGTCGATCTACCATGACGGCTTCACGCTGGAGAATTATCGCCGCGTCTTCACCGAGGACATCTACTGGCGCAGCTTTGCGCTGACCTTCGAGATCAGCCTCGCGGTCACGCTGATTGCGCTGCTGCTCGGCTATCCCGTCGCCTATCTCGCTAACGCGCTGCCGAAGGGCTGGAGCATCCTCATTCTGTCGCTGGTCGTGCTGCCGTTCTGGACCAGCGTGCTGGTGCGCGCCTATGCCTGGCTGGTGCTGCTTCAGCGCAGCGGCGTGATCAACCAGTTCCTGCGCCATCTCGAATGGATCTCCGAGCCGCTCGCGCTGGTCCACAACACTTTCGGCACGGTCGTCGCGACGGTGCACATCCTGCTGCCCTTCATGGTGCTGCCGCTCTATGCGACCATGCAAAAGATCCCGAGCGAGCTGATGCAGGCCGGCGCCAGCCTGGGCGCGAGCCCGTCGCTGACCTTCGTCCGCGTCTTCCTGCCGCTGTCGCTGCCGGGCGTGCTCGCGGGCTGCACCATGGTGTTCGTGCTCTGCCTCGGCTTCTACATCACGCCGGAATTGCTGGGCGGCGGCCGCACCGTGATGGTGTCGATGCTGGTGAGCCGCAATGTCGAGCTCTACAACCAGTTCGGTGCCGCCAGCGCTGTTGCGGTGGTGCTGCTCCTCAGCGTGCTCGCGATCTTCGTTCTCGTCAGCCGCTTCATCTCGCTCGATCGCGTGTTGGGGCAGAAATGA
- a CDS encoding ABC transporter permease: protein MNRLSPARIVLYVFSTLVLVYLILPVLIIVPISFSSARFLTFPPPSFSLRWYQQYFASSAWMQATQVTLTVAALTVLIATPFGVAAAYAISQSKLRIMRVIHMALLLPLVVPIIITAVGIFFVYAKVGLVATMLGLVLANVMLGLPYVVISVLAGLQSFDPAQEMVARSLGMNRLRSFFAVTLPQIKSSVVAGGIFAFISAMDETIVALFISGGQYQPLTKRMFTALRDEIDPTIAAISTLMTAASFMLVLLASARKKDG, encoded by the coding sequence ATGAACCGTCTCTCGCCCGCACGCATCGTCCTCTACGTGTTCAGCACGCTGGTGCTGGTCTATCTGATCCTCCCCGTCCTGATCATCGTGCCGATCTCGTTCTCCAGCGCGCGCTTTTTGACCTTTCCGCCGCCGTCGTTCTCGCTGCGCTGGTACCAGCAATATTTCGCCAGCTCCGCCTGGATGCAGGCGACGCAGGTGACGCTGACGGTCGCGGCCCTGACCGTCCTGATTGCGACGCCGTTTGGCGTCGCCGCCGCCTACGCCATCAGCCAATCGAAACTGCGCATCATGCGCGTGATCCACATGGCGCTGCTGCTGCCGCTGGTGGTGCCGATCATCATCACCGCGGTCGGAATCTTCTTCGTCTATGCCAAAGTCGGCCTGGTCGCGACCATGCTCGGCCTCGTTCTGGCGAATGTGATGCTGGGATTGCCTTACGTCGTCATCTCGGTGCTGGCAGGTTTGCAGAGCTTCGATCCGGCGCAGGAGATGGTGGCGCGCAGCCTCGGCATGAACCGCCTCCGCAGCTTCTTTGCGGTGACGCTGCCGCAGATCAAGTCCAGCGTGGTTGCAGGCGGCATCTTCGCCTTCATCTCGGCGATGGACGAGACCATCGTCGCGCTGTTCATCTCGGGCGGCCAGTATCAGCCGCTGACCAAGCGCATGTTCACCGCGCTGCGCGACGAGATCGACCCGACCATCGCCGCGATCTCGACGCTGATGACGGCGGCCTCGTTCATGCTGGTGCTGCTGGCGAGCGCGCGCAAGAAGGACGGGTGA
- a CDS encoding aspartate/glutamate racemase family protein produces the protein MQTIGLIGGMSWESTALYYKLINERVRDRMGKLHSAPLLLYSYDFEEIKQMQYAGRWSEAAASLAEVARRLESAGARAIVLCTNTMHKLAPEIVSGVTIPFIHLGDATAQRIRAKGYRRVGLLGTRFTMEEDFYIDRLRAHDLDVLVPPPEARADVNRIIYDELCLGIVADASRRRYQDVMAALVAAGAECIILGCTEITMLVGPDDTPVETFDTTAIHAETAADFAIGS, from the coding sequence ATGCAGACCATCGGCCTGATCGGCGGCATGAGCTGGGAGAGCACGGCGCTCTATTACAAGCTGATCAACGAGCGCGTCCGCGATCGCATGGGCAAGCTGCATTCCGCCCCGCTGCTGCTGTATTCCTACGATTTCGAAGAGATCAAGCAGATGCAGTATGCGGGCCGCTGGAGCGAGGCGGCCGCCAGCCTGGCCGAGGTCGCGCGGCGCCTCGAAAGCGCAGGCGCGCGGGCGATCGTGTTGTGCACCAACACGATGCACAAGCTGGCCCCCGAGATCGTCTCCGGCGTGACCATCCCGTTCATCCATCTTGGCGATGCCACGGCGCAGCGGATTCGGGCGAAAGGTTACCGGCGGGTCGGGCTGCTCGGCACCAGGTTCACGATGGAGGAGGACTTCTACATCGACCGGCTGCGCGCGCACGATCTCGACGTGCTGGTTCCTCCCCCCGAGGCGCGCGCCGACGTCAACCGCATCATCTACGACGAGCTGTGCCTCGGAATCGTCGCCGATGCTTCGCGTCGTCGTTATCAGGACGTGATGGCCGCGCTCGTCGCCGCAGGCGCGGAATGCATCATCCTCGGCTGCACCGAGATCACGATGCTGGTCGGCCCCGATGACACGCCGGTCGAGACGTTCGACACCACGGCCATTCATGCCGAGACCGCCGCGGATTTCGCGATCGGATCGTGA
- a CDS encoding thiamine pyrophosphate-binding protein: protein MTIRNTRTGGQILIDQLVAQGVERVTCVPGESYLAALDALHDSPIDVVICRAEGGAAMMAEAYGKLTGRPGICFVTRGPGATNASHGVHIAMQDSTPMILFVGQVDTGMREREAFQELDYKAVFGSMAKWAVEIDRPDRIPELVARAFRVAMQGRPGPVVIALPENMLTETAAVADALRIEPAVSWPAPADLEKLGAMLAGAKAPLVILGGSRWTNEATKSIARFAERFDLPVATSFRRASLIDADHSHYAGDLGIGPSPGLKARVDNADVVLLIGGRMSEMPSSSYTLFDIPSPKQKLVHVHPGSEELGRVYQPALAIQATPAAFAAAVETLKPSGAVAWKGEAAKAHADYLAWTDKARELPGTFQYGQVMTWLRDRLPKDAIVCNGAGNYAGWIHRHHRFHSFAAQLAPTSGSMGYGVPAGVLAKRQYPDRIVVAFAGDGCFLMNGQEFATAVQYDAALIVVVVDNSQYGTIRMHQERDYPGRVVGTQLKNPDFAMYAKAFGGHGERVERTEEFAPAFERALASGKPSILHCIIDPRAISVGKDFTPAVKA from the coding sequence ATGACCATCCGCAACACCCGCACCGGCGGGCAGATCCTGATCGATCAGCTCGTCGCGCAAGGCGTCGAGCGCGTCACCTGCGTGCCGGGTGAGAGCTATCTGGCGGCGCTCGATGCGCTGCATGACAGCCCGATCGACGTCGTGATCTGCCGGGCCGAGGGCGGCGCGGCCATGATGGCGGAAGCCTATGGCAAGCTCACGGGTCGGCCCGGAATCTGCTTCGTCACCCGCGGCCCCGGCGCCACCAATGCCAGTCACGGCGTGCACATTGCGATGCAGGATTCGACACCGATGATCCTGTTCGTCGGCCAGGTCGACACCGGCATGCGCGAGCGCGAGGCGTTTCAGGAGCTCGACTACAAGGCGGTATTCGGCTCCATGGCGAAATGGGCGGTCGAGATCGATCGTCCCGACCGCATTCCGGAGCTGGTGGCGCGCGCCTTCCGCGTCGCCATGCAGGGCCGTCCCGGTCCCGTCGTGATCGCGCTGCCGGAGAACATGCTGACCGAGACCGCGGCCGTCGCCGATGCCTTGCGCATCGAGCCGGCGGTGAGCTGGCCCGCGCCGGCCGATCTCGAAAAGCTCGGCGCCATGCTCGCGGGTGCCAAGGCACCGTTGGTGATCCTCGGCGGCTCGCGCTGGACCAATGAAGCGACCAAGAGCATTGCGCGCTTTGCCGAGCGCTTCGACCTGCCGGTCGCGACCTCGTTCCGCCGGGCCTCACTGATCGATGCCGATCATTCGCATTATGCCGGCGATCTCGGCATCGGCCCGAGCCCGGGCCTGAAGGCGCGTGTCGATAACGCCGACGTCGTCCTGCTGATCGGCGGCCGCATGTCGGAAATGCCGTCCTCGTCCTACACGCTATTCGACATTCCATCGCCGAAGCAGAAACTGGTCCATGTGCATCCGGGCTCCGAAGAGCTCGGCCGCGTCTATCAGCCGGCGCTCGCGATCCAGGCAACGCCTGCCGCCTTCGCGGCCGCCGTCGAGACGCTGAAGCCCTCGGGCGCAGTGGCCTGGAAGGGCGAGGCCGCCAAGGCCCATGCCGACTACCTTGCCTGGACCGACAAGGCGCGCGAGCTGCCGGGCACGTTCCAGTACGGCCAGGTCATGACCTGGCTGCGCGACCGGCTGCCGAAGGACGCCATCGTCTGCAACGGCGCCGGCAACTACGCCGGCTGGATCCATCGCCATCACCGCTTCCACAGCTTTGCCGCGCAGCTGGCACCGACCTCGGGCTCGATGGGCTATGGGGTGCCGGCGGGCGTGCTCGCCAAGCGGCAATATCCGGATCGAATCGTCGTCGCCTTTGCCGGTGACGGCTGCTTCCTGATGAACGGCCAGGAGTTCGCGACCGCCGTGCAATATGACGCAGCCCTGATCGTCGTCGTCGTCGACAATTCGCAATACGGCACCATCCGCATGCATCAGGAGCGCGATTATCCCGGCCGCGTCGTCGGCACCCAGCTCAAGAACCCTGACTTCGCGATGTATGCGAAGGCGTTCGGCGGCCATGGCGAACGGGTCGAGCGCACCGAGGAATTCGCGCCGGCGTTCGAGCGTGCGCTCGCCTCCGGCAAGCCGTCGATCCTCCACTGCATCATCGATCCCCGCGCGATCTCGGTCGGCAAGGATTTCACGCCCGCGGTAAAGGCTTAA